The following are encoded in a window of Longimicrobium sp. genomic DNA:
- a CDS encoding Ig-like domain-containing protein, giving the protein MSDPRAAVPRRRRTLMRYFVACALLPAALLAACDSGGTTDSGDQGIPASVALSAAERTMAVGDTLRLTATVRNGAGSVISAPVSWASSAPDRVSVTAQGHLTALAAGTATITATAGTAAGNAVITVSVPVNPNIPDAVVVSPTQRTLAIGDTAHLTATVRNASGQVINVPVTWSTSAADRATVNAQGIVTAVAAGSANIVATAGGKSAAVAVTVSAAPPPPPPPGQTLLLFTRLPFDPAHVGGITPLGTLGGGTRANPEIGHPFGNERHFVWHRNPGVNYTVYAPVTARIVAFRQSTSDDFRVDFLLYQGPDGKQVTSYLDHITALDPAFRAALESRVTGGIRVTSATVPVNPALEVTAGTVLGTTGQTPVNWDWGIVDERTNAVARPESFYSDITRNARPVYDYATPQVQAQLQALSGQWNAGSQTFTPRVGAPPMGEFTNDVPGTLSGIWFHDPTSEPYPHAVSINPYSLDTSRLQMLLQVPGLDLFGRYTDIPVAGTGTANRRPTEVTAASGIVSYVLVNGVENGVLYARVNADGTITLEAVRGAAAPNAAFQFTAGAVTLRR; this is encoded by the coding sequence ATGTCCGATCCACGGGCCGCCGTTCCGCGCCGCCGGCGCACGCTGATGCGCTATTTCGTTGCCTGCGCCCTCCTGCCTGCGGCGCTTCTCGCGGCGTGTGATTCCGGCGGTACGACGGACTCGGGAGACCAGGGCATCCCGGCGTCCGTGGCCCTGTCGGCAGCGGAGCGGACAATGGCCGTGGGTGATACGCTCCGGCTCACCGCCACAGTCCGAAACGGCGCTGGCAGCGTCATCTCGGCCCCGGTGTCGTGGGCCAGCTCGGCGCCCGACCGCGTATCGGTGACCGCTCAGGGGCACCTGACCGCGCTGGCCGCCGGCACGGCGACCATCACGGCCACGGCGGGTACGGCGGCCGGGAACGCCGTCATCACCGTATCCGTGCCGGTGAACCCGAACATCCCGGATGCGGTGGTCGTATCGCCCACCCAGCGGACGCTGGCAATCGGCGACACCGCCCACCTGACCGCCACGGTGCGCAACGCGAGCGGACAGGTGATCAACGTTCCGGTTACGTGGAGCACGTCCGCGGCGGACCGCGCCACCGTGAACGCGCAGGGGATCGTAACCGCCGTTGCGGCCGGATCGGCCAACATCGTCGCCACGGCAGGCGGCAAGAGCGCGGCGGTGGCCGTGACGGTATCCGCGGCCCCGCCCCCGCCTCCGCCCCCGGGCCAGACGCTGCTCCTCTTTACGCGCCTTCCGTTCGATCCGGCCCACGTGGGCGGCATCACGCCCCTGGGCACCCTCGGCGGCGGCACACGGGCGAATCCCGAGATCGGCCACCCGTTCGGCAACGAACGCCATTTCGTCTGGCACCGGAATCCGGGGGTGAACTACACGGTCTATGCGCCCGTCACGGCCCGGATCGTGGCGTTCCGGCAATCCACCTCCGACGATTTCCGCGTGGACTTCCTGTTGTACCAGGGGCCGGACGGAAAGCAGGTGACGTCGTACCTGGACCATATCACGGCGCTCGACCCCGCGTTCAGAGCGGCGCTGGAAAGCCGGGTCACGGGCGGGATCCGGGTGACCTCGGCCACCGTTCCGGTGAATCCCGCCCTGGAGGTGACCGCCGGGACCGTGCTGGGCACGACGGGCCAGACCCCCGTGAACTGGGACTGGGGCATCGTGGACGAGCGGACGAATGCCGTCGCTCGTCCCGAAAGCTTCTACTCCGACATCACGAGGAATGCGCGGCCCGTATACGACTACGCGACGCCGCAGGTGCAGGCGCAGCTCCAGGCGCTGAGCGGGCAGTGGAACGCCGGCTCGCAGACGTTTACGCCGCGCGTGGGCGCGCCGCCCATGGGCGAGTTCACCAACGACGTCCCCGGCACGCTCTCGGGCATCTGGTTCCACGACCCCACGAGCGAACCGTATCCACATGCGGTGTCGATCAACCCCTACTCGCTGGACACGTCCAGGCTGCAGATGCTGCTCCAGGTTCCCGGCCTGGATCTGTTCGGGAGGTATACCGACATCCCGGTGGCCGGCACGGGCACGGCGAACCGAAGGCCCACCGAGGTCACGGCCGCCAGCGGAATCGTGTCGTACGTGCTCGTCAACGGCGTGGAGAACGGGGTGCTCTACGCGCGCGTCAACGCAGACGGAACCATCACGCTGGAAGCCGTGCGCGGAGCCGCCGCGCCGAACGCCGCGTTCCAGTTCACGGCCGGTGCGGTGACGCTGCGCAGGTAA
- the bla gene encoding subclass B3 metallo-beta-lactamase: protein MRSVSVRTLTASAALLALSGTSACAQAPDPRTQPYPAALCPTCAAWNEPHAPVKIHGNTYYIGTNGLSAILVTSPEGHVLIDGALPNSAPLILANIRALGFDVRDVRLILNSHVHYDHAGGLAALQVASGAPMAASVASAGVLERGKSEVGDPQHGELLDFPPVRNVRRFADGETLRVGPLALTAHLTPGHTQGGTTWTWKSCEGAQCVDVVYADSHSPISADGFRFTDSPAYPGAVADFERGFRTLEALSCDILITPHPSGSSLFERLAGSQPLVDRNACKRYAATGRERLRTRLETERASR, encoded by the coding sequence ATGAGATCCGTCTCCGTCCGCACCCTCACCGCCAGCGCGGCGCTCCTGGCGCTTTCCGGCACCAGCGCCTGCGCGCAGGCCCCCGACCCGCGCACCCAACCGTATCCCGCGGCGCTCTGCCCCACCTGCGCCGCGTGGAACGAACCCCACGCGCCGGTGAAGATCCACGGGAACACCTACTACATCGGCACGAACGGCCTCTCGGCGATCCTAGTGACCTCGCCCGAGGGCCACGTGCTCATCGACGGTGCGCTCCCCAATTCCGCGCCGCTGATCCTAGCCAACATCCGCGCGCTGGGCTTCGACGTTCGCGACGTTCGGCTCATCCTCAACTCGCACGTGCACTACGACCACGCGGGCGGGCTGGCGGCGCTGCAGGTGGCATCGGGTGCGCCGATGGCGGCGAGCGTTGCCAGCGCGGGCGTCCTGGAGCGGGGAAAATCGGAAGTGGGCGATCCCCAGCACGGCGAGCTGCTGGACTTCCCCCCTGTGCGGAACGTGCGGCGCTTCGCGGACGGCGAAACCCTCCGAGTGGGCCCGCTCGCCCTTACGGCGCACCTGACGCCCGGGCATACGCAGGGCGGCACCACGTGGACATGGAAGTCGTGCGAGGGCGCGCAGTGCGTGGACGTCGTCTACGCCGACAGTCACTCCCCGATCTCGGCGGACGGCTTCCGGTTCACGGACAGCCCCGCGTATCCCGGCGCCGTGGCTGACTTCGAGCGCGGCTTCCGCACGCTGGAGGCGCTGTCCTGCGACATCCTCATCACCCCGCACCCCAGTGGCTCCTCACTGTTCGAGCGCCTCGCCGGAAGCCAGCCGCTGGTGGATCGGAACGCCTGCAAGCGGTACGCGGCAACAGGGCGCGAGCGGCTGCGTACCCGGCTAGAAACCGAGCGGGCATCGCGCTGA
- a CDS encoding ISNCY family transposase, translated as MDQIARILSGKPEIAALIEQDLLRGLSSPETGARGMTAEQVLRALIIKQMNELSYDELAFTLVDSRTYRGFCGYGPLDAVPARSTLQENLKKLRPTTLERVNGVILGFAAQEKIEKGRKARIDSTVVESNIHVPSDSALLYDGVRVLSRLLARVQKACGFSGWRNHTPSAKARMREIHSTRSGKKQQASYEKLLEVARRTSGYTRTALFALRAVEAKRRPARLRKALSGYRELLERVIEQTERRVIRGEKVPAAERVVSLFEPHADVIVKDHKKVYYGHKVNLCGGVSGLILDCVIEKGNPNDATRAVPMLKRQKAIYGAVPRQVALDGNYASQENLCEAKQLGVEDVCFTRRRGMEVEEMASSPRIYRLLKRFRAGVEATISYLKRVFGLRRCTWRGEMSFHSYVWSSVITANLVILARHMLK; from the coding sequence GGGCGCTCATCATCAAGCAGATGAACGAGCTGAGCTATGACGAGCTGGCGTTCACGCTGGTTGATTCGCGGACGTATCGCGGCTTCTGCGGCTATGGCCCCCTGGATGCCGTGCCGGCCCGGTCGACGCTGCAGGAGAACCTGAAGAAGCTTCGCCCCACGACGCTGGAGCGAGTGAACGGTGTCATCCTGGGCTTCGCGGCGCAGGAGAAGATCGAGAAAGGCCGCAAGGCGCGCATCGACAGCACGGTGGTGGAGTCGAACATCCACGTGCCGAGCGACTCTGCCCTGCTGTACGACGGGGTGCGGGTACTGTCGCGGCTGCTTGCGCGGGTACAGAAGGCCTGCGGCTTCAGCGGGTGGCGCAACCACACGCCGTCGGCGAAGGCACGCATGCGGGAGATCCACTCGACGCGAAGCGGGAAGAAGCAGCAGGCCTCCTACGAAAAGCTCCTCGAGGTGGCGCGCAGGACGAGCGGCTACACGCGGACGGCGCTGTTCGCCTTGCGTGCGGTGGAGGCGAAGCGCCGTCCCGCACGGCTGCGAAAGGCGCTGAGCGGCTATCGCGAGCTTCTGGAGCGGGTGATCGAGCAGACGGAGCGGCGCGTGATCCGTGGCGAGAAGGTGCCGGCGGCCGAGCGCGTCGTGTCGCTGTTCGAGCCGCACGCGGACGTGATCGTGAAGGACCACAAGAAGGTTTACTACGGACACAAGGTGAACCTGTGCGGTGGGGTGTCGGGCTTGATCCTGGACTGCGTGATCGAGAAGGGCAATCCGAACGACGCCACACGGGCGGTGCCGATGCTGAAGCGGCAAAAGGCGATCTACGGCGCGGTGCCGCGCCAGGTGGCGCTCGACGGGAACTACGCATCGCAGGAAAACCTGTGCGAGGCGAAGCAGTTGGGCGTGGAGGACGTCTGCTTTACACGCCGCCGCGGGATGGAGGTGGAGGAGATGGCGAGCAGCCCAAGGATCTACCGGCTGCTGAAGCGTTTCCGCGCCGGCGTGGAGGCGACGATCTCGTACCTGAAGCGGGTATTTGGCCTGAGGCGCTGCACCTGGCGTGGTGAGATGTCGTTCCACAGCTACGTCTGGAGCAGTGTCATCACGGCCAACCTGGTGATCCTCGCCCGCCACATGCTCAAGTAG